The following are from one region of the Salvia splendens isolate huo1 chromosome 2, SspV2, whole genome shotgun sequence genome:
- the LOC121762360 gene encoding 60S ribosomal protein L10-like has protein sequence MGRRPARCYRQIKNKPYPKSRFCRGVPDPKIRIYDVGMKRKGVDEFPFCVHLVSWEKENVSSEALEAARIACNKYMTKFAGKDAFHLRVRVHPFHVLRINKMLSCAGADRLQTGMRGAFGKPQGVCARVAIGQVLLSVRCKDNNSQHAQEALRRAKFKFPGRQKIIVSRKWGFTKFNRSDYVRWKSENRIQPDGVNAKLLGCHGILANRQPGSAFLTAV, from the exons ATGGGAAGAA GGCCTGCAAGGTGTTACCGGCAAATCAAGAACAAGCCGTACCCAAAGTCACGGTTTTGTCGTGGTGTGCCTGATCCGAAGATCAGGATCTATGATGTGGGTATGAAGAGGAAGGGTGTGGATGAATTCCCATTCTGCGTCCACTTGGTGAGTTGGGAGAAGGAGAATGTGTCGAGTGAGGCACTTGAAGCTGCCCGTATCGCCTGCAACAAGTACATGACCAAGTTTGCTGGGAAGGACGCCTTCCACTTGAGGGTCAGGGTGCATCCCTTCCATGTACTGCGTATCAACAAGATGTTGTCATGCGCTGGAGCTGATAGGCTCCAAACTGGTATGAGGGGTGCTTTTGGCAAGCCTCAGGGTGTGTGTGCTCGTGTGGCCATTGGGCAGGTTCTCCTTTCTGTCCGTTGCAAGGATAACAACAGCCAGCACGCCCAAGAGGCCCTGCGTCGTGCTAAGTTCAAGTTCCCAGGTCGTCAGAAGATCATTGTCAGCAGGAAGTG GGGCTTCACTAAATTCAACCGTAGTGATTACGTGAGGTGGAAATCTGAGAACAGAATTCAACCTGATGGTGTCAATGCTAAG CTGTTGGGTTGTCATGGGATATTGGCCAACCGTCAACCAGGAAGTGCATTTTTAACGGCTGTTTAA